One Mycolicibacterium gilvum genomic window carries:
- a CDS encoding PAS domain-containing protein: protein MLTSPDGRIIRANETFSRWVGYRSEHLTGRQFPDLLAAGSRIHYETHFVSMLHMNGSLDGVAADLLTADGTRLAGFVTANVERDAAGRWWRCGSRSRMPANAVRMNANSSRPGAAPTVNGSVRRCSPRPCSGPSSRRRCRRRAG, encoded by the coding sequence TTGCTGACCTCACCCGACGGTCGGATCATCCGCGCCAACGAGACGTTCAGCCGATGGGTCGGATACCGGTCCGAGCACCTCACCGGCCGGCAGTTCCCCGATCTGCTCGCCGCCGGCAGCAGGATCCACTACGAGACCCACTTCGTGTCGATGCTCCACATGAACGGCTCGCTCGACGGCGTCGCGGCCGATCTGCTGACCGCGGACGGAACGAGGCTGGCGGGATTCGTCACCGCGAACGTCGAGCGCGATGCCGCGGGGCGGTGGTGGCGCTGCGGATCGCGATCCAGGATGCCAGCGAACGCCGTTCGTATGAACGCGAACTCCTCGAGACCCGGCGCCGCGCCGACCGTGAACGGGAGCGTGCGCAGGTGCTCGCCGCGACCCTGCAGCGGTCCCTCATCCCGCCGACGTTGTCGCCGCCGCGCGGGTTGA